The following proteins come from a genomic window of Campylobacter coli 76339:
- a CDS encoding Putative two-component response regulator produces MKELIILVVEDEVKIRESLVNVLSSRYSKVIGAQNGDEGLKKFKKFKPDLIITDIAMPIMDGLDMAKEIKEISNDVPIVVLSAYSEKERLLRSIDIGIDKYLIKPIDIDELFKVLENLVGEKIEANALVDISEEYQFNKTKRTLIHKGKEIVLTKKELAFISLLLKQPGVLVLHEDIKKNVWIGENVSDTAVRTFIKRVRDKVGENFIKNVPGLGYKINIEN; encoded by the coding sequence ATGAAAGAATTGATTATATTGGTTGTAGAAGATGAAGTAAAAATCAGAGAATCGCTTGTTAATGTTTTATCTTCTCGTTATAGTAAAGTAATAGGTGCGCAAAATGGCGATGAGGGTTTAAAGAAATTTAAAAAATTTAAGCCTGATTTGATTATCACGGATATTGCTATGCCTATCATGGATGGGCTTGATATGGCAAAAGAAATTAAAGAAATATCAAACGATGTTCCTATAGTAGTACTTAGTGCTTATTCAGAAAAAGAAAGATTATTGCGTTCTATTGATATAGGTATAGATAAATATTTGATAAAGCCTATAGATATAGATGAACTTTTTAAGGTTTTAGAAAATTTAGTAGGTGAAAAAATAGAAGCTAATGCCCTTGTAGATATCTCTGAAGAATATCAATTCAATAAAACTAAAAGAACGCTAATCCACAAAGGAAAAGAAATAGTTTTAACCAAAAAAGAACTTGCCTTTATTTCATTACTTTTAAAACAACCTGGCGTTTTGGTATTGCATGAAGATATTAAGAAAAATGTTTGGATAGGTGAAAATGTCAGTGATACTGCGGTTAGAACCTTTATAAAAAGAGTAAGAGATAAAGTCGGAGAAAACTTCATTAAAAATGTTCCAGGTTTGGGATATAAAATCAATATAGAAAATTAA